A single region of the Mercenaria mercenaria strain notata chromosome 6, MADL_Memer_1, whole genome shotgun sequence genome encodes:
- the LOC128557997 gene encoding uncharacterized protein LOC128557997 translates to MDRKRKNYRQGRHEGNRDHYPYKDGYHGRDPYQDGDYDNGSYVPDGYWQGAGIRYPSTYRAPYVKEPPYGVFRPSSSIASTDSDLRTPSRKRRSKYMIIAIILTVVLVAAIVGAILAATLPLGSEEAAQPKTVERIGKYTFVSSY, encoded by the exons ATGGACAGAAAAAGAAAGAACTACAGACAAGGTCGGCACGAAGGG AACAGAGACCACTATCCGTACAAAGACGGTTATCATGGAAGAGATCCGTACCAAGACGGTGACTATGACAACGGATCTTATGTTCCTGACGGCTATTGGCAGGGTGCTGGAATCAGATATCCATCTACATACAGAGCTCCGTATGTCAAGGAGCCTCCATATGGTGTATTTCGACCAAG tagtTCGATCGCGAGTACAGACAGTGATTTAAGAACACCATCAAGAAAACGTAGATCTAAATATATGATCATAGCCATCATACTTACAGTGGTACTTGTTGCCGCTATTGTTGGAGCTATACTAGCAGCAACCTTGCCCTTAGGATCAG AGGAAGCTGCTCAACCTAAAACTGTTGAAAGAATTGGCAAGTACACTTTTGTTTCAAGTTACTAG